One Rosa chinensis cultivar Old Blush chromosome 3, RchiOBHm-V2, whole genome shotgun sequence DNA window includes the following coding sequences:
- the LOC112192622 gene encoding thioredoxin-like protein AAED1, chloroplastic isoform X1 gives MAVTLSAATLFPNRLGVHRTSTNQTSTRVIPSASPNANVSFCSSRVNFSRRRSDVVAFSAVSGSPGIESSSNAGDTASLLDSVKVFDLNGNGIPISDLWKDRTAVIAFARHFGCVFCRKRADYLASKKDIMDESGVALVLIGPGSIDQAKSFSEKTKFKGEVYADPSHSSYEALRFVSGVTTTFTPKAGLKIIQLYMEGYRQDWKLSFEQDTVSRGGWQQGGIIVAGPGKSNILYIHKDKEAGDDPDIKDILKACCGV, from the exons ATGGCGGTTACTCTCTCCGCTGCAACTCTCTTCCCCAATAGACTCGGAGTTCACAGGACCTCCACCAATCAGACTTCGACGCGTGTAATCCCCAGCGCATCTCCGAACGCAAACGTTAGCTTCTGCAGCAGTAGAGTCAATTTCTCACGAAGGCGAAGCGACGTCGTAGCGTTCTCTGCGGTGTCGGGCTCACCAG GAATCGAGTCTTCTTCGAATGCTGGAGATACAGCAAGTTTGTTGGACTCAGTGAAGGTGTTTGATCTGAACGGAAATGGGATTCCGATTTCGGATTTGTGGAAAGATAGGACAGCTGTTATTGCATTTGCGCGCCATTTCGG ATGTGTCTTTTGCCGCAAACGGGCTGACTATCTTGCCTCAAAGAAG GATATAATGGATGAATCTGGTGTGGCTCTTGTTTTGATTGGACCCGGTAGTATTGATCAG GCAAAATCGTTCTCtgagaaaaccaaattcaaagGAG aAGTTTATGCAGATCCCAGTCACTCGTCGTATGAAGCATTAAGATTTGTTTCTGGTGTCACAACCACATTCACTCCCAAA GCAGGTCTCAAGATAATACAGTTGTACATGGAGGGTTATCGACAAGACTGGAAGCTTTCCTTTGAACAGGACACCGTGAGCAGAGGCGGCTG GCAGCAGGGTGGAATTATAGTTGCAGGTCCTGGTAAAAGTAACATATTGTACATTCACAAG GATAAAGAAGCCGGGGATGATCCAGATATCAAAGACATTCTGAAAGCATGTTGTGGGGTTTAA
- the LOC112192620 gene encoding adenylate kinase 1, chloroplastic — MAALTRLAKPSFAPHSPISYLSRCLYSGLGSEPSSHAAASYSPHLGPKPSLSVKDPKDRNVQWVFLGSPGVGKGTYASRLSNLLGVPHIATGDLVREELAASGPLSQQLSEIVNQGKLVSDEIIINLLSKRLEAGEAKGELGFILDGFPRTIRQAEILEGVTDIDLVLNLKLREDVLLEKCLGRRTCSQCGGNFNVASINVKGSNGSPAISMAPLLPPQHCMSKLVTRADDTEEVIKHRIDIYNEKSRPVEEFYRSRGKLLEFDLPGGIPESWPKLLEILDLDDYKEQQSAAA; from the exons ATGGCGGCTTTAACCCGCCTTGCAAAGCCCTCGTTTGCACCACACTCCCCTATCTCCTACCTGAGCCGGTGCTTGTATTCCGGCCTAGGATCCGAGCCCAGTTCTCACGCCGCGGCGTCTTACAGCCCGCACTTGGGGCCCAAGCCCAGTCTCTCGGTTAAGGATCCGAAGGACCGGAACGTACAGTGGGTCTTCTTGGGCTCGCCGGGAGTCGGAAAAGGCACGTACGCCAGTCGTTTATCTAATCTCCTCGGCGTGCCTCACATAGCCACCGGAGATCTCGTCCGCGAAGAACTCGCTGCCTCTGGTCCTCTCTCTCAACAG TTATCGGAGATTGTGAACCAGGGGAAGCTGGTTTCCGATGAGATTATAATAAACTTGTTGTCCAAGAGATTGGAGGCTGGAGAAGCTAAAGGCGAGTTAGGTTTTATTCTTGATGGTTTTCCACGAACCATTAGACAAGCG GAAATATTGGAAGGGGTGACGGATATTGACTTGGTGCTAAATCTGAAGCTCCGGGAAGATGTGTTGCTTGAGAAATGCCTAGGTAGACGAACATGTAGTCAGTGTGGGGGAAATTTTAATGTGGCCTCGATTAATGTCAAGGGCTCGAATGGGAGTCCTGCAATTAGCATGGCTCCGCTTCTTCCACCTCAACATTGTATGTCAAAGCTTGTTACTCGGGCGGATGATACTGAGGAAGTGATTAAACATCGGATTGATATATACAATGAGAAG AGCCGGCCTGTAGAAGAATTCTACCGTAGTAGGGGGAAATTGTTGGAGTTTGATTTGCCTGGAGGGATTCCAGAGTCTTGGCCAAAGTTGCTTGAAATTCTTGATCTTGATGACTACAAGGAGCAGCAGTCTGCTGCAGCCTGA
- the LOC112192622 gene encoding thioredoxin-like protein AAED1, chloroplastic isoform X2 codes for MAVTLSAATLFPNRLGVHRTSTNQTSTRVIPSASPNANVSFCSSRVNFSRRRSDVVAFSAVSGSPGIESSSNAGDTASLLDSVKVFDLNGNGIPISDLWKDRTAVIAFARHFGCVFCRKRADYLASKKDIMDESGVALVLIGPGSIDQAKSFSEKTKFKGEVYADPSHSSYEALRFVSGVTTTFTPKAGLKIIQLYMEGYRQDWKLSFEQDTVSRGGWQQGGIIVAGPGKSNILYIHKPYRIKKPGMIQISKTF; via the exons ATGGCGGTTACTCTCTCCGCTGCAACTCTCTTCCCCAATAGACTCGGAGTTCACAGGACCTCCACCAATCAGACTTCGACGCGTGTAATCCCCAGCGCATCTCCGAACGCAAACGTTAGCTTCTGCAGCAGTAGAGTCAATTTCTCACGAAGGCGAAGCGACGTCGTAGCGTTCTCTGCGGTGTCGGGCTCACCAG GAATCGAGTCTTCTTCGAATGCTGGAGATACAGCAAGTTTGTTGGACTCAGTGAAGGTGTTTGATCTGAACGGAAATGGGATTCCGATTTCGGATTTGTGGAAAGATAGGACAGCTGTTATTGCATTTGCGCGCCATTTCGG ATGTGTCTTTTGCCGCAAACGGGCTGACTATCTTGCCTCAAAGAAG GATATAATGGATGAATCTGGTGTGGCTCTTGTTTTGATTGGACCCGGTAGTATTGATCAG GCAAAATCGTTCTCtgagaaaaccaaattcaaagGAG aAGTTTATGCAGATCCCAGTCACTCGTCGTATGAAGCATTAAGATTTGTTTCTGGTGTCACAACCACATTCACTCCCAAA GCAGGTCTCAAGATAATACAGTTGTACATGGAGGGTTATCGACAAGACTGGAAGCTTTCCTTTGAACAGGACACCGTGAGCAGAGGCGGCTG GCAGCAGGGTGGAATTATAGTTGCAGGTCCTGGTAAAAGTAACATATTGTACATTCACAAG CCGTACAG GATAAAGAAGCCGGGGATGATCCAGATATCAAAGACATTCTGA